A genomic stretch from Alphaproteobacteria bacterium includes:
- a CDS encoding IS630 family transposase, with translation RVFNSYDDIVDHCCDAWNKLIDQPWKIMSIGHRQWAHRS, from the coding sequence CGCGTCTTCAACTCATACGACGACATCGTCGACCACTGCTGTGACGCCTGGAACAAGCTCATCGATCAGCCCTGGAAAATCATGTCGATCGGACACAGGCAATGGGCACATAGGTCATGA
- a CDS encoding MOSC domain-containing protein, with product MTVIGTVDSLWRYPVKSMRGEAMDEAYVGFSGFYGDRLFAFRDAAGPTGFPWLSGRELGAMLLHSPRFRHPERARTPPNLAAAAAIDPGITPLYGDADDLAVDVETPSGAVLAIDDPALIRGLQERAGDGHELALVRSDRATTDCRPVSLFSIQTARQLGEEVGMALDARRFRANIYMDLAPAAGFSENGHVSKTLRIGSKVVVSILERDPRCKMITIDPDTAEENREILAKVVREHDRTAGVYGAVMVEGVMRRDDEIEVLD from the coding sequence ATGACGGTCATCGGAACAGTCGACAGCCTGTGGCGCTATCCGGTCAAGAGCATGCGCGGCGAGGCCATGGACGAGGCCTATGTCGGATTTTCCGGGTTCTATGGCGATCGCCTGTTCGCCTTCAGAGACGCCGCCGGCCCGACCGGGTTTCCTTGGCTGTCGGGGCGCGAGCTCGGTGCGATGCTGCTCCATAGCCCGCGGTTCCGCCATCCGGAAAGGGCTCGGACGCCGCCCAATCTGGCCGCCGCCGCGGCGATCGATCCCGGCATCACGCCGCTCTATGGCGATGCGGACGACCTCGCGGTGGACGTGGAAACACCATCCGGCGCCGTGCTCGCGATCGACGACCCGGCGCTGATCCGGGGGCTCCAGGAAAGGGCCGGCGATGGGCACGAACTCGCGTTGGTCCGGTCCGACCGCGCCACGACCGACTGCCGCCCGGTCTCGCTGTTCTCGATTCAGACCGCGCGGCAGCTCGGCGAGGAGGTCGGGATGGCGCTCGACGCGCGGCGCTTTCGCGCCAACATCTATATGGATCTCGCACCGGCGGCCGGATTTTCCGAGAATGGGCATGTAAGCAAGACGCTTCGTATCGGGTCGAAGGTCGTCGTCTCGATCCTCGAACGCGATCCGCGCTGCAAGATGATTACGATCGATCCCGACACCGCCGAGGAAAACAGGGAGATTCTGGCCAAGGTCGTGCGCGAACACGACCGGACGGCGGGCGTTTACGGCGCCGTCATGGTCGAGGGCGTGATGCGTCGCGACGACGAAATCGAAGTGCTGGATTAG